From Azospirillum baldaniorum, the proteins below share one genomic window:
- a CDS encoding tyrosine-type recombinase/integrase, with protein sequence MRPGRAPRPTGRPDDPEARPGEGIICIRRSKTDPEGEGAEVWLSAEAMVALAAWRVVAPRWPDSVTGAPTREGVFVFGHLRRGGPGERMSPAAVRRVVVRRTGAADPLAVGFSGHSLRVGAAQDLLAAGVDLAGLMQAGRWASPQMPARYTERLRAVRGAVARIRRSRQRGDHGQDPL encoded by the coding sequence GTGCGCCCAGGCCGGGCACCGCGCCCTACCGGCCGGCCCGACGACCCGGAGGCGCGGCCCGGCGAGGGCATCATCTGCATCCGCCGCTCCAAGACTGACCCGGAAGGCGAGGGCGCCGAGGTTTGGCTGTCGGCCGAGGCTATGGTCGCGCTCGCCGCGTGGCGGGTGGTGGCGCCCCGTTGGCCGGATTCGGTCACCGGCGCGCCGACGCGGGAGGGGGTGTTCGTCTTCGGCCATCTGCGGCGCGGCGGCCCGGGCGAGCGGATGAGCCCGGCGGCAGTGCGGCGAGTCGTCGTCCGACGCACCGGCGCGGCCGACCCGCTGGCCGTCGGCTTCAGCGGTCATTCCTTGCGCGTCGGCGCCGCCCAGGATCTGCTCGCCGCCGGCGTCGACCTAGCCGGCCTCATGCAGGCCGGGCGCTGGGCCTCGCCGCAGATGCCGGCGCGCTACACCGAGCGCTTGCGGGCGGTGCGCGGGGCGGTCGCGCGGATTCGACGGTCCCGGCAGCGGGGCGACCACGGCCAAGACCCACTGTGA
- a CDS encoding NAD-dependent epimerase/dehydratase family protein has translation MTHRTALVLGATGGIGGHVARRLRNGGWTVRALARDPGKAGAQGGLEWIRGDAMSASAVAHAAQGASLIVHAVNPPAYRNWGKLVLPMLANAIAAARASGARILLPGTVYNYGPDAFPLLDESSPQTPLTRKGAIRVEMERRLRMASDKGDVRVLIVRAGDFFGPGAGNSWFSQGLVKPGRRLRSLTYPGKAGVGHQWAYLPDVAETMVRLAEREARDAFATFHMGGHWDEDGTRVLEAIRRVVGEPDLPVRRLPWLLMTAASPFVPLFRELVEMRYLWETPVKLNNARLTAELGAEPHTPLDEAVRATLVGLGCLPGCQRTAATCPTV, from the coding sequence ATGACACATCGGACAGCCTTGGTCCTCGGCGCGACGGGGGGCATCGGTGGGCACGTCGCGCGGCGTCTGCGCAACGGTGGATGGACCGTCCGCGCGCTTGCCCGCGACCCCGGCAAAGCCGGCGCGCAAGGCGGCCTGGAGTGGATTCGCGGCGATGCCATGTCGGCCTCAGCCGTGGCGCACGCGGCGCAGGGAGCCTCGCTCATCGTGCACGCGGTAAACCCCCCAGCCTACCGGAACTGGGGCAAGCTGGTGCTTCCGATGCTGGCCAATGCGATTGCCGCGGCACGCGCGAGTGGCGCCCGCATCCTCCTTCCGGGCACGGTCTACAACTATGGGCCCGACGCGTTCCCGCTGCTGGATGAGTCCTCTCCCCAGACCCCGCTCACCCGCAAGGGCGCCATTCGCGTCGAGATGGAACGGCGCCTCCGGATGGCCTCGGACAAAGGGGACGTTCGAGTTCTGATCGTGCGCGCCGGCGATTTCTTCGGCCCAGGGGCGGGAAACAGCTGGTTCTCGCAAGGGCTTGTGAAACCCGGACGCCGACTCCGCTCTCTTACTTATCCGGGCAAAGCGGGCGTCGGACATCAGTGGGCCTACCTCCCTGACGTTGCGGAGACAATGGTGCGTTTGGCTGAACGTGAGGCGCGGGATGCATTCGCCACCTTCCACATGGGAGGGCATTGGGACGAAGACGGAACACGGGTCTTGGAAGCGATCAGGCGCGTGGTTGGCGAGCCTGATCTCCCCGTCCGTCGGCTTCCATGGCTCCTGATGACCGCAGCCTCCCCATTCGTCCCGCTGTTTCGGGAATTGGTGGAGATGCGTTACCTCTGGGAGACGCCCGTCAAGTTGAACAACGCCCGGCTGACGGCTGAGCTTGGGGCTGAGCCCCACACCCCGCTCGACGAGGCGGTGCGTGCCACCCTGGTCGGGCTCGGGTGCCTTCCTGGGTGCCAACGAACCGCGGCAACCTGTCCCACAGTGTAG
- a CDS encoding LysR family transcriptional regulator, with product MSQEPAWDLYRTFLAVLREGSLSAAARSLGLTQPTVSRHIEALENTVGLRLFVRSQWGLTPTEAALELAPYAETIASTAAAMLRVASGHGAVVGGTVRISASEVVGVEVLPPILTALRERHTHLTIELVLSNTVEDLLRRDADIAVRMVEPAQEALVAKHVGMIALGFHAHRRYLDRRGMPATLGDLVQHDVIGFDRDTPAIRTMLKRVRGVDRSAFALRADSDLAQLAMLRAGFGIGVCQIPVAARDPDLVRVLADAFVLNLPTWVVMHEDLRSSPRCRAVFDALVDGLAAHSKAGASSAHGEPGTRPEMPPDRPEW from the coding sequence ATGAGCCAGGAGCCCGCTTGGGACCTATACCGGACCTTCCTCGCCGTCCTGCGGGAGGGATCGCTGTCGGCTGCCGCGCGGTCGCTTGGCCTCACCCAGCCTACGGTGTCGCGTCACATCGAGGCGCTCGAAAACACCGTAGGACTGAGGCTCTTCGTCCGGTCGCAATGGGGACTGACACCGACCGAGGCGGCGTTGGAGCTTGCGCCCTACGCCGAGACGATCGCCTCCACCGCGGCCGCGATGCTCCGGGTCGCTTCGGGGCATGGTGCCGTCGTCGGCGGAACGGTGCGGATCAGTGCCAGCGAGGTTGTCGGGGTAGAAGTCCTGCCTCCGATCTTGACGGCATTGCGGGAACGACATACTCATCTAACGATTGAACTCGTGCTCTCGAATACGGTTGAGGACCTGCTCCGTCGAGATGCCGACATCGCTGTGCGAATGGTCGAGCCCGCCCAGGAGGCACTGGTTGCCAAGCATGTAGGAATGATCGCGCTTGGATTTCACGCGCATCGTCGATACTTGGACCGGCGGGGCATGCCCGCCACGTTGGGCGACTTGGTCCAACACGACGTGATCGGCTTCGACAGGGATACACCAGCGATCCGGACGATGCTCAAGCGGGTCCGCGGCGTGGACCGATCCGCCTTCGCGCTGCGGGCCGACAGCGACCTTGCCCAGCTTGCCATGCTCCGGGCCGGCTTTGGCATCGGCGTCTGCCAAATCCCGGTTGCTGCACGCGATCCCGACCTCGTCCGGGTGCTCGCCGATGCGTTCGTGCTGAACCTTCCGACCTGGGTGGTGATGCACGAAGATCTTCGGTCGAGCCCCCGGTGCCGCGCCGTGTTCGACGCGCTCGTTGACGGATTGGCAGCCCACTCGAAAGCAGGAGCGTCCAGCGCGCATGGCGAACCTGGGACCCGGCCCGAGATGCCACCGGACAGACCGGAGTGGTAG
- a CDS encoding DUF1194 domain-containing protein — MSVPTGVAAAVAATILSCGSALAAQPAVDLELVLAVDGSASIDQAMFEFELDGHAAAFRDRTVVELIRGGYRGRIAVTLVLWSDPTALKVFVPWTVIADASSGEAFAAAIDAVPRRDRAGSTGIGAALLNCATLFPNVIPAPRRVIDVVSNGYNNVGTLPEVARDRVVAEGVTINGLVILDEVPWLGAYFAQRVIGGSGAFVHSVADRSSFVHAITAKLKREIANAAEQQSSAIQKLPD, encoded by the coding sequence ATGTCGGTGCCGACCGGAGTTGCTGCTGCAGTTGCCGCGACCATCCTCTCCTGTGGCAGCGCCCTTGCGGCCCAGCCCGCCGTCGATCTGGAACTCGTGCTCGCCGTTGACGGATCAGCAAGCATCGACCAGGCCATGTTTGAATTCGAACTCGATGGACATGCGGCCGCATTCCGAGATCGGACCGTGGTGGAGTTGATCCGTGGTGGCTATCGCGGTCGAATTGCGGTGACCCTGGTGCTATGGTCGGATCCCACGGCCCTGAAGGTGTTCGTCCCATGGACGGTGATCGCTGACGCCAGCAGCGGCGAAGCGTTCGCGGCGGCGATCGACGCCGTGCCGCGGCGTGACCGTGCCGGCAGCACCGGCATCGGTGCGGCGCTGTTGAACTGCGCGACGCTCTTTCCCAACGTCATACCGGCGCCCCGCCGTGTCATCGACGTTGTCAGCAACGGCTACAACAACGTTGGCACGCTCCCAGAGGTCGCGCGCGACCGCGTCGTTGCTGAGGGTGTCACCATCAACGGCTTGGTCATCCTCGACGAGGTTCCCTGGCTCGGGGCGTATTTCGCACAACGGGTCATTGGCGGCTCCGGCGCCTTTGTCCACAGCGTCGCTGACCGATCAAGCTTTGTTCATGCCATCACCGCCAAACTCAAGCGGGAGATCGCCAACGCAGCCGAGCAGCAGAGCAGTGCGATTCAGAAGCTTCCCGATTAG
- a CDS encoding MbcA/ParS/Xre antitoxin family protein gives MGDEMTPDEFLPPDARARFDRIRATAREVFGDDYKARYFLVRPHPQLESRRPMALLLTEGDEGVRRVQDILRSHRTAAKG, from the coding sequence ATGGGCGACGAGATGACCCCCGACGAATTTCTGCCCCCGGACGCCAGGGCACGCTTTGATCGCATTCGTGCAACGGCCCGAGAGGTCTTCGGCGACGACTACAAGGCTCGTTATTTCCTGGTGCGACCGCACCCGCAGCTCGAAAGTCGCCGACCCATGGCCCTCCTCCTCACCGAGGGTGACGAAGGCGTCAGGCGTGTCCAGGACATCCTGCGGAGTCATCGCACTGCTGCCAAGGGGTAA
- a CDS encoding ABC transporter ATP-binding protein gives MLRRFLSYYRPFTGLLVLDIVCAVLSGLLELGFPMAVRAFVDQLLPTQDWPLIVAATVALLAIYMANGGLMAIVTYWGHMLGVNIETEMRRKSFDHLQKLSFSFYDNNKTGHLVGRVTRDLDEIGEVAHHGPEDLLIAVMTFVGAFTLMAVVHLPLALITAAIVPVIAFVTSRYGGRMTKNWQSLYSRVGDFNVRIEENVGGMRVVQAFTNEDHERKLFAEDNDRYRTTKLAAYKIMAASTTLSYMSMRLILIVVMLTGAHFVLVGELTQGGFFAFLLLVNTFFRPIEKINAVIETYPRGIAGFRRYTQLLDTQPDIADAPGAVAAPALKGDIRYEGVSFGYDPARPVLKGIDLSIKAGSTVAFVGPSGAGKTTICSLLPRFYEVMAGRITIDGLDIRAMTLASLRRQIGIVQQDVFLFGGTIRENIAYGRLGAGDAEIMEAARRAHLDGLIASLPEGLDTVIGERGVKLSGGQKQRLTIARMFLKNPPILILDEATSALDTQTEREIQKSLMELAEGRTTLVIAHRLATIRNADEVYVVGTEGGLQRITHEELAARG, from the coding sequence ATGCTTCGCCGCTTCCTCTCCTACTACCGCCCCTTCACCGGCCTGCTGGTCCTCGACATCGTCTGCGCCGTCCTGTCGGGCCTGCTGGAGTTGGGGTTCCCGATGGCCGTGCGCGCCTTCGTGGACCAGCTTCTGCCGACCCAGGACTGGCCGCTGATCGTCGCCGCCACGGTGGCGCTGCTGGCGATCTACATGGCGAACGGCGGCCTGATGGCCATCGTGACCTACTGGGGCCACATGCTCGGCGTGAACATCGAGACGGAGATGCGCCGCAAGAGCTTCGACCATCTGCAGAAGCTCTCCTTCAGCTTCTACGACAACAACAAGACGGGCCATCTCGTCGGGCGGGTCACCCGCGACCTGGACGAGATCGGCGAGGTGGCGCACCACGGTCCCGAGGACCTGCTGATCGCGGTCATGACCTTCGTCGGCGCCTTCACACTCATGGCGGTGGTGCATCTGCCGCTGGCGCTGATCACCGCGGCCATCGTTCCGGTGATCGCCTTCGTGACCAGCCGCTACGGCGGGCGGATGACGAAGAACTGGCAGTCGCTCTATTCCCGCGTCGGCGACTTCAACGTCCGCATCGAGGAGAATGTCGGTGGCATGCGCGTGGTCCAGGCCTTCACCAACGAGGACCACGAGCGCAAGCTGTTTGCCGAGGACAACGACCGCTACCGCACCACCAAGCTCGCCGCCTACAAGATCATGGCGGCCTCGACGACGCTCAGCTACATGAGCATGCGGCTGATCCTGATCGTCGTCATGCTGACCGGCGCCCATTTCGTGCTGGTGGGCGAGCTGACCCAGGGCGGGTTCTTCGCCTTCCTGCTGCTGGTCAACACCTTCTTCCGCCCGATCGAGAAGATCAACGCGGTCATCGAGACCTACCCCCGCGGCATCGCCGGCTTCCGCCGCTACACCCAGCTGCTCGACACCCAGCCGGACATCGCCGACGCGCCCGGCGCCGTGGCGGCCCCGGCGCTGAAGGGCGACATCCGCTACGAGGGCGTGTCCTTCGGCTACGACCCGGCGCGCCCGGTGCTGAAGGGCATCGACCTGTCGATCAAGGCCGGCTCCACCGTCGCCTTCGTCGGGCCGTCGGGTGCCGGCAAGACGACGATCTGCTCGCTGCTGCCGCGCTTCTACGAGGTCATGGCCGGGCGCATCACCATCGACGGCCTGGACATCCGCGCCATGACGCTGGCCTCGCTGCGCCGGCAGATCGGCATCGTCCAGCAGGACGTGTTCCTGTTCGGCGGCACGATCCGCGAGAACATCGCCTACGGCCGTCTCGGCGCCGGCGACGCGGAGATCATGGAGGCGGCGCGGCGGGCCCATCTCGACGGGCTGATCGCCTCCCTGCCGGAGGGGTTGGACACCGTCATCGGGGAGCGTGGCGTGAAGCTGTCCGGCGGGCAGAAGCAGCGCCTGACCATCGCCCGCATGTTCCTGAAGAACCCGCCGATCCTGATCCTCGACGAGGCGACTTCCGCGCTCGACACCCAGACCGAGCGGGAGATCCAGAAGTCGCTGATGGAGCTGGCCGAGGGGCGGACCACCCTGGTCATCGCCCACCGCCTGGCGACCATCCGCAACGCCGACGAGGTCTATGTCGTCGGCACCGAGGGCGGGCTTCAGCGCATCACCCACGAGGAGCTGGCGGCGCGCGGCTGA
- the fhuB gene encoding Fe(3+)-hydroxamate ABC transporter permease FhuB has translation MAERMAVNRILLWSGLALAAAALSAWQVAGHAAAPSMPLPPDAAWLDGVILYHSVLPRIAVALVAGAALGLSGLLLQRVLRNPLAEPSTLGVSAGAQLALTLGMLYAPALMDHAREGVALAGGLAAVGLILAMTWRRGLEPVAVVLAGMMVALTATMGSAALILANGEYLFSIFLWGGGALAQQSWGPTLTIAVRLLIGVGAAVLLMRPLAILGLDDASARSLGVALNATRFGVIGVAVWLAASVTAEVGVIGFVGLAAPALAHLSGARTQGQRLVAAPLIGALLLWLTDGLVQLLAGVDGERVPTGAATALLGGPLLLWLLPRLRMFEWPSLNSRPAPSRRSLHPYRLIALFAVLGAVAVGLALTVGYGPGGWTLSTGPLLDTLLGWRGPRVAVAAAAGAMLAAAGMLLQRVTANPLASPEILGVGTGAGVGLTAALFLVAAPGFGVQLAASAAGAVLTLAAMLALSLRAGFGPERLLLAGIAMSALCSAVLTAVIATGTPQAFALLRWLSGSTNEAGPGDAWFCIGVAVLLLATLPLTAKWLEILPLGDVTAQAVGLPVRRCRVLLVLLAGLLTAAAALFVGPLSFIGLIAPHLARLAGLGRPLQQGIGAVLIGAGLMVVSDWLARTVAFPYQLPLGLFAALLAGPYLVWLLGRSNARTP, from the coding sequence ATGGCTGAGCGCATGGCCGTCAACCGCATCCTGCTGTGGAGCGGGCTGGCGCTGGCCGCCGCCGCGCTGTCCGCTTGGCAGGTCGCCGGGCATGCCGCGGCGCCATCCATGCCCTTGCCGCCGGACGCCGCGTGGCTGGACGGCGTCATCCTCTATCACAGCGTGCTGCCGCGCATCGCGGTGGCGCTGGTCGCCGGGGCGGCGCTCGGCCTGTCGGGGCTGCTGCTCCAGCGCGTGCTGCGCAACCCGCTGGCCGAGCCCTCCACGCTCGGCGTGTCGGCGGGCGCCCAGCTCGCCCTAACGCTGGGAATGCTCTACGCCCCGGCGCTGATGGATCACGCGCGGGAGGGGGTGGCGTTGGCCGGCGGACTGGCGGCGGTCGGGCTGATCCTCGCCATGACGTGGCGGCGCGGGCTGGAGCCGGTGGCCGTCGTGCTGGCCGGCATGATGGTCGCCCTGACCGCGACGATGGGCAGTGCCGCGCTGATCCTCGCCAACGGGGAGTATCTCTTCTCCATTTTCCTCTGGGGTGGCGGGGCGCTGGCCCAGCAGAGCTGGGGGCCGACGCTGACCATCGCCGTCCGGCTGCTGATCGGCGTCGGCGCCGCCGTCTTGCTGATGCGCCCGCTGGCCATCCTCGGGCTGGACGACGCCAGCGCCCGCAGCCTGGGCGTCGCCCTCAACGCCACGCGCTTCGGCGTCATCGGGGTCGCGGTCTGGCTGGCGGCCAGCGTGACGGCGGAGGTCGGGGTGATCGGCTTCGTCGGTCTGGCCGCCCCGGCGCTGGCCCATCTCAGCGGCGCGCGGACCCAGGGCCAGAGGCTGGTTGCCGCCCCGCTGATCGGCGCGCTCCTGCTCTGGCTGACCGACGGGCTGGTGCAGCTTCTGGCCGGGGTGGACGGGGAGCGGGTGCCGACCGGGGCGGCGACGGCGCTGCTCGGCGGCCCGCTGTTGCTGTGGCTGCTGCCGCGCCTGCGCATGTTCGAATGGCCGTCGCTGAACAGCCGTCCCGCGCCGTCGCGCCGCAGCCTGCACCCTTACCGGCTGATCGCCCTGTTCGCCGTCCTCGGCGCCGTCGCCGTGGGCCTCGCGCTCACAGTCGGCTACGGGCCGGGCGGCTGGACGCTGTCCACCGGCCCGCTGCTCGACACGCTGCTGGGCTGGCGCGGCCCCCGCGTGGCGGTCGCCGCGGCCGCAGGGGCGATGCTGGCCGCCGCCGGAATGCTGTTGCAGCGGGTGACCGCCAACCCGCTGGCCAGCCCGGAAATCCTCGGCGTCGGCACCGGGGCCGGCGTCGGGCTGACCGCCGCGCTGTTCCTCGTCGCGGCCCCCGGCTTCGGCGTGCAGCTCGCCGCGTCGGCGGCGGGGGCGGTGCTGACGCTGGCCGCCATGCTGGCCCTGTCGCTGCGCGCTGGCTTCGGGCCGGAGCGGCTCCTGCTCGCGGGCATCGCCATGAGCGCCCTGTGCAGCGCCGTGCTGACCGCGGTCATCGCCACCGGCACGCCGCAGGCCTTCGCCCTGCTGCGTTGGCTGAGCGGCTCGACCAACGAGGCCGGTCCGGGCGACGCCTGGTTCTGTATCGGTGTGGCGGTGCTTCTGCTGGCAACCCTGCCGCTGACCGCCAAGTGGCTGGAAATTCTGCCGCTGGGGGACGTGACGGCGCAGGCCGTCGGGTTGCCGGTGCGGCGCTGCCGCGTCCTGCTGGTGCTGCTGGCCGGGCTGCTGACCGCAGCGGCGGCGCTGTTCGTCGGGCCGCTGAGCTTCATTGGCCTGATCGCGCCGCATCTCGCCCGGCTGGCCGGGCTGGGCCGCCCGCTCCAGCAGGGGATCGGGGCCGTGCTGATCGGCGCCGGGCTGATGGTGGTGTCGGACTGGCTGGCCCGCACCGTCGCTTTCCCCTATCAATTGCCCCTTGGTCTTTTTGCCGCGCTGCTCGCCGGCCCCTATCTGGTCTGGCTGCTCGGCCGGTCCAACGCCCGCACTCCGTGA
- a CDS encoding iron-siderophore ABC transporter substrate-binding protein, which yields MTGRATITRRHALGLAAGAVLLPRLGHAASGRRVAAIDWAGLETALALGIVPVAATELIQFRKTVVEPEVPESVIDLGLRGTPNYEALTLAKPDLILTSNYYEGQRASLERVAETLSLPIYQPGVPPYTLAAEAALTLGRALGREAEARAFVAGADAEIARLGDSLSGTVRRPVLAINFGDARHVRAFGDDSMFGAVLQRLGLRNAWASQSSYSAAAPLGIEALARMPDAITAVVPPLPSDVVRGLDDSALWQALPMVREKRVSVIEPVNHFGGLPAALRFARLVTAALLRPESVRHG from the coding sequence GTGACGGGGCGGGCGACGATCACCCGCCGCCACGCGCTGGGCCTCGCCGCCGGAGCGGTGCTGCTGCCCCGCCTCGGGCACGCCGCGTCCGGGCGGCGGGTCGCCGCCATCGACTGGGCGGGGCTGGAGACGGCGCTGGCGCTGGGCATCGTGCCGGTCGCCGCGACCGAGCTGATCCAGTTCCGCAAGACCGTCGTCGAGCCGGAGGTTCCGGAGTCGGTGATCGACCTCGGCCTGCGCGGCACGCCCAATTACGAGGCGCTGACGCTGGCCAAGCCGGACCTCATCCTCACCTCCAACTACTATGAGGGGCAGCGGGCCAGCCTGGAGCGGGTGGCGGAAACCCTGTCGCTGCCGATCTACCAGCCGGGCGTGCCGCCCTACACGCTCGCCGCCGAAGCGGCGCTGACCCTCGGCCGGGCGCTGGGTCGGGAGGCGGAGGCCCGCGCCTTCGTCGCCGGGGCCGACGCGGAGATCGCCCGGCTGGGCGACTCCCTGAGCGGCACCGTCCGCCGCCCGGTGCTGGCGATCAACTTCGGCGACGCCCGCCATGTCCGCGCCTTCGGCGACGACAGCATGTTCGGCGCGGTTCTCCAGCGGTTGGGGCTGCGCAACGCCTGGGCCTCGCAATCGAGCTACAGCGCCGCGGCGCCGCTGGGGATCGAGGCGCTGGCGCGGATGCCGGACGCCATCACCGCCGTCGTTCCGCCGCTGCCCTCCGACGTGGTGCGGGGGCTGGACGACAGCGCCCTGTGGCAGGCCCTACCGATGGTTCGGGAAAAGCGCGTGAGCGTGATCGAGCCGGTCAACCATTTCGGCGGGCTTCCGGCGGCGCTGCGCTTCGCCCGCCTCGTCACCGCCGCCCTGCTGCGGCCGGAGTCCGTCCGCCATGGCTGA
- a CDS encoding ABC transporter ATP-binding protein produces MSPDQTQPLYDLAGVSFSVAGRAILSGLSLRLEQGRIYGLVGPNGSGKSTLIRLLARQQPPGGGTIRCLGTDLARIGDRDFARTVAYMPQFTPPAEGMTVRELVALGRFPWHGALGRFGAEDAAKVAEAIAETHLDAFADRLVDSLSGGERQRVWLAMMLAQDTRCLLLDEPTSALDIASQVELLGLVRRLSRARGIGAVIVLHDINMAASVCDEILAMRNGALIAQGTPDAIMTGETLGAIYHLAMTTVPHPVTGKPIGCVL; encoded by the coding sequence ATGAGCCCGGACCAGACCCAACCCCTCTACGACCTCGCAGGCGTGAGCTTCTCCGTTGCCGGACGGGCGATCCTGTCGGGACTGTCGCTCCGGCTGGAGCAGGGGCGGATCTATGGGCTGGTCGGCCCCAACGGGTCGGGCAAGAGCACGCTGATCCGCCTGCTCGCCCGCCAGCAGCCGCCGGGCGGCGGGACCATCCGCTGCCTGGGAACGGACCTCGCGCGGATCGGCGACCGCGACTTCGCGCGCACCGTCGCCTACATGCCGCAATTCACCCCGCCCGCCGAGGGTATGACGGTGCGGGAGCTGGTGGCGCTCGGCCGCTTTCCCTGGCACGGCGCGCTCGGCCGCTTCGGGGCGGAGGACGCCGCCAAGGTGGCGGAGGCCATCGCCGAAACCCACCTCGATGCCTTCGCCGACCGGCTGGTCGACAGCCTGTCGGGCGGCGAGCGGCAGCGCGTCTGGCTGGCGATGATGCTGGCCCAGGACACGCGCTGCCTGCTGCTCGACGAGCCGACCTCGGCGCTGGACATCGCCAGTCAGGTGGAATTGCTGGGGCTGGTGCGCCGGCTGAGCCGGGCGCGCGGCATCGGCGCGGTCATCGTTCTCCACGACATCAACATGGCGGCCAGCGTCTGCGACGAGATCCTGGCGATGCGCAACGGCGCGCTGATCGCCCAGGGCACGCCCGACGCCATCATGACCGGCGAGACGCTGGGGGCCATCTACCACCTCGCCATGACGACCGTCCCGCACCCGGTGACCGGCAAGCCGATCGGTTGCGTGCTGTGA